The Microtus ochrogaster isolate Prairie Vole_2 unplaced genomic scaffold, MicOch1.0 UNK35, whole genome shotgun sequence genome has a segment encoding these proteins:
- the Pea15 gene encoding astrocytic phosphoprotein PEA-15 — translation MAEYGTLLQDLTNNITLEDLEQLKSACKEDIPSEKSEEITTGSAWFSFLESHNKLDKDNLSYIEHIFEISRRPDLLTMVVDYRTRVLKISEEDELDTKLTRIPSAKKYKDIIRQPSEEEIIKLAPPPKKA, via the exons ATGGCAGAGTACGGGACTCTCCTTCAGGACCTGACCAACAACATCACCCTTGAAGATCTGGAACAGCTCAAGTCAGCCTGCAAGGAGGACATCCCCAGTGAGAAGAGTGAGGAGATCACCACAGGCAGTGCCTGGTTTAGCTTCCTGGAGAGCCACAACAAGCTGGACAAAG ACAACCTCTCCTACATTGAGCACATCTTTGAGATATCCCGTCGTCCTGACCTACTCACTATGGTGGTCGACTACAGAACCCGCGTGCTGAAGATCTCGGAGGAGGATGAGCTGGACACCAAGCTAACCCGTATCCCCAGTGCCAAGAAGTACAAAG ACATTATCCGGCAGCCCTCTGAGGAAGAAATCATCAAATTGGCTCCCCCACCAAAGAAGGCTTGA